A window from Pokkaliibacter sp. MBI-7 encodes these proteins:
- a CDS encoding SURF1 family protein, translating to MSIAGDRRLNLWLLGLLLLGAAGVALGRWQWHRAEQKLLWEHTLTLPIMSFETLKTDWQGADQWLGRQVRVEGELMPYAVAFIDNQLLNGRPGLDVLGVMRLNDGRYVLVNRGWLAWSERNTLPSVVVPAGHVAISARVYPFSRPGLELGDYPDVSSGLQGVRLPWVDGDKLGAALGVSLLPVELRVEDSQPGMFQAHWKISAMSSATHRAYAWQWWGLTTMTWSYALWLFLRRIKQTCRQRAAEVNSSSSY from the coding sequence ATGAGTATAGCCGGGGATAGGAGACTTAACCTGTGGCTATTAGGGTTGCTGCTATTAGGTGCTGCAGGTGTGGCTCTGGGGAGATGGCAATGGCATCGGGCTGAGCAGAAGTTGTTGTGGGAGCACACACTGACTTTGCCGATCATGTCGTTTGAGACCCTTAAGACTGACTGGCAGGGCGCCGATCAGTGGCTGGGTCGACAGGTAAGGGTAGAAGGGGAGTTGATGCCATACGCCGTCGCTTTCATTGACAACCAGTTGCTCAATGGTCGGCCCGGTCTGGATGTGCTTGGGGTGATGCGGCTGAATGATGGTCGTTATGTACTGGTCAACAGGGGGTGGTTAGCCTGGTCGGAACGTAACACACTCCCAAGCGTAGTCGTGCCTGCAGGGCACGTTGCAATAAGTGCCAGGGTTTACCCGTTTAGCCGACCGGGTCTGGAGCTGGGGGATTACCCTGATGTGAGCAGTGGACTGCAGGGCGTTCGCCTGCCGTGGGTAGATGGTGACAAGCTGGGAGCTGCACTGGGAGTCTCCCTGCTGCCGGTTGAGCTGAGGGTTGAAGACAGCCAGCCAGGTATGTTTCAGGCGCATTGGAAGATATCGGCAATGTCGTCTGCCACTCACCGCGCTTATGCCTGGCAGTGGTGGGGATTAACAACAATGACGTGGAGTTATGCGCTATGGCTGTTTCTACGACGTATAAAGCAGACCTGCAGGCAGCGCGCGGCAGAAGTAAACTCTTCATCCTCTTACTGA
- a CDS encoding DUF2970 domain-containing protein, whose amino-acid sequence MKQTLLDWWRIVRSVLSAFLGVQNEHRRQRDFASDSPWPFIIAGVVLALILVIALVLIVHVVLASG is encoded by the coding sequence ATGAAGCAGACGCTGCTGGACTGGTGGCGCATTGTCCGGAGTGTGCTCTCCGCATTTCTCGGCGTGCAGAATGAGCATCGTCGTCAGAGAGACTTTGCCTCCGATAGCCCTTGGCCATTCATTATTGCTGGTGTTGTTCTGGCCTTGATACTGGTTATTGCGCTGGTTCTGATAGTCCATGTTGTTCTTGCATCTGGCTGA
- the coxB gene encoding cytochrome c oxidase subunit II, which produces MVELNLTKGYWLFIALYLVVPQVSADLKYNMPVGVTEVSHAVHSLHMTIFWICVAIAVIVFGVMFWSIFHHRKSRGAKAAQFHENALVEIIWTLIPLVILVAMAVPATATLIKMYDTSDADVDIQITGYQWKWHYKYVNDDIEFFSTLSTPADQIKNEAPKDTNYLLEVDQPLVLPVGKKVRFLVTSNDVIHSWWVPDLAVKRDAIPGFINEAWTKIERPGTYRGQCAELCGKDHGFMPIVVEAKSEQEYSAWVANKQAEKEAAKQAAAASATKEWSHDELMTEGEKVYARICAACHQPTGMGIPSVFPALKGSPVATGNVQEHINIVLHGRPGTAMQAFAQQLSTTELAAVITYERNAWDNNTGDTVLPQAIQAVLDKQ; this is translated from the coding sequence ATGGTGGAGCTCAATCTTACGAAGGGCTATTGGCTCTTTATTGCTCTTTACCTTGTTGTACCTCAGGTATCAGCTGACTTGAAGTACAACATGCCTGTCGGAGTAACAGAGGTCAGCCACGCAGTTCACAGCCTTCACATGACTATATTCTGGATATGTGTTGCGATTGCTGTAATTGTGTTTGGTGTGATGTTCTGGTCTATTTTTCATCATCGTAAATCCAGAGGCGCGAAAGCGGCTCAGTTTCATGAAAATGCCCTGGTAGAAATTATTTGGACGCTAATTCCATTAGTGATTCTTGTTGCTATGGCGGTACCTGCCACGGCGACGTTAATAAAAATGTACGATACTTCTGATGCTGATGTTGATATCCAAATAACGGGTTATCAATGGAAGTGGCATTACAAATACGTCAACGACGATATTGAATTCTTTTCTACTTTATCCACTCCAGCAGATCAGATTAAAAATGAAGCACCTAAAGATACCAACTATCTATTAGAAGTGGATCAGCCACTGGTATTACCTGTAGGTAAAAAGGTGCGCTTTCTGGTGACCTCTAATGATGTTATCCACTCTTGGTGGGTACCTGATCTGGCAGTCAAAAGAGATGCCATTCCCGGGTTTATTAACGAAGCCTGGACCAAGATCGAACGGCCGGGTACTTACCGTGGGCAATGTGCTGAACTTTGCGGTAAAGACCATGGTTTTATGCCTATTGTGGTCGAAGCAAAGTCAGAGCAGGAGTACAGCGCTTGGGTTGCTAACAAGCAGGCAGAGAAGGAGGCTGCAAAGCAAGCTGCTGCTGCCTCGGCAACAAAAGAATGGAGTCATGATGAGCTGATGACAGAGGGGGAAAAGGTTTATGCCCGAATCTGCGCAGCGTGCCATCAGCCGACCGGAATGGGAATCCCCTCGGTGTTCCCTGCACTGAAGGGAAGCCCGGTAGCCACTGGGAATGTGCAGGAGCATATCAACATTGTTCTGCATGGACGACCGGGTACGGCAATGCAGGCCTTTGCCCAGCAGCTCAGTACAACAGAGCTGGCAGCAGTCATAACATATGAGCGGAACGCCTGGGACAATAACACCGGCGATACCGTATTACCGCAAGCCATTCAAGCCGTGTTGGACAAACAATAA
- a CDS encoding cytochrome c oxidase assembly protein, translating into MDARTQRSLVWLVLLPVAMFGFGFALVPLYDVFCRVTGLNGKVNTSPLAMPVSAKVDLSRSINIQFVTQNNANMPWTFQPLSTEMEIHPGADSRAVFRVRNVTDHPMSAQAIPSISPAEAAQYFHKIQCFCFNQQHLAARESLDMPVIFYVDPELPDYIHTITLGYTLFDVTKLAARAN; encoded by the coding sequence GTGGATGCCCGCACTCAGCGGTCTCTTGTATGGCTGGTGTTACTGCCGGTAGCCATGTTTGGTTTCGGCTTTGCGTTGGTGCCGTTGTATGACGTGTTTTGCCGGGTGACGGGATTGAACGGTAAGGTGAACACCAGCCCTCTGGCAATGCCTGTATCGGCAAAGGTTGATTTGTCTCGCAGTATCAATATCCAATTTGTTACCCAGAATAATGCCAACATGCCGTGGACATTTCAGCCTCTGAGTACAGAAATGGAGATTCACCCCGGAGCGGACAGCCGGGCGGTATTTAGGGTGAGAAATGTCACAGACCATCCAATGAGTGCCCAAGCTATACCCAGTATCAGCCCGGCAGAGGCCGCACAGTATTTTCACAAGATTCAGTGCTTTTGCTTTAACCAGCAGCACTTGGCTGCCAGAGAGTCGCTGGATATGCCAGTCATTTTCTATGTTGACCCAGAGCTACCGGACTACATTCATACCATTACGCTGGGCTATACCCTATTCGATGTAACCAAACTAGCGGCCAGAGCCAACTAG
- a CDS encoding twin transmembrane helix small protein, with protein MFLKSLIILLVVLMLISLGSGLYFLMVDQGKAHQKRLLTSLTLRVTLAALLLLLIFYGFYTGQLHSQAPW; from the coding sequence ATGTTCCTGAAGTCTCTTATTATCCTGCTGGTAGTGCTCATGCTGATCAGTCTGGGTAGCGGCCTGTACTTTCTGATGGTTGATCAGGGTAAGGCTCATCAAAAGCGCCTGCTGACCTCCCTTACATTACGCGTCACGCTTGCAGCCCTGCTTCTGCTGCTTATCTTTTATGGCTTCTACACCGGCCAGTTGCATAGTCAGGCGCCGTGGTAA
- the ctaD gene encoding cytochrome c oxidase subunit I: MDVASEHSTDHDAHHGPAKGFTRWVYTTNHKDIGTMYLWLAFAMFLIGGSMAMVIRAELFQPGLQLVQPGFFNQMTTMHGLIMVFGAVMPAFVGLANWLIPMMIGAPDMALPRMNNLSFWILPFAFGLLLLTLFMDGGGPNFGWTFYAPLSTQYAPPSVTFFIFSIHLMGLSSIMGAINVIATIINMRAPGMTLMKMPLFVWTWLITAFLLLAAMPVLAGVVTMMLMDINFGTSYFSAAGGGDPVLFQHLFWFFGHPEVYIMILPAFGIISHIVPAFSRKRLFGYSSMVYATASIAILSFMVWAHHMFTVGLPLAGELFFMYATMMIAVPTGVKVFNWISTMFRGSLTFETPMLFAIAFIVLFTIGGFSGLMLAISPADFQYQDTYFVVAHFHYVLVPGAIFSIIAAAYFWLPKWCGRMYDEKLGKIHFWWSFVGLNLTFFPMHFVGLAGMPRRIPDYALQFADFNMISSIGAFIFGTAQLFFLYIVVKCILTGEKAPACPWEGAEGLEWTLPSPAPYHSFTVPPKFED; this comes from the coding sequence ATGGATGTAGCGAGCGAACACAGTACTGATCACGACGCCCATCATGGTCCAGCTAAAGGCTTCACCCGCTGGGTTTATACAACTAACCACAAAGATATTGGCACGATGTATCTGTGGCTGGCGTTTGCCATGTTCCTTATCGGTGGCTCAATGGCAATGGTCATTCGGGCAGAGTTGTTCCAACCGGGACTGCAATTAGTCCAGCCAGGCTTCTTTAATCAGATGACGACCATGCATGGTCTGATCATGGTTTTCGGTGCGGTAATGCCTGCCTTTGTCGGACTGGCCAACTGGCTGATTCCCATGATGATCGGTGCGCCTGACATGGCGTTGCCAAGGATGAATAACCTGAGCTTCTGGATCTTGCCCTTTGCGTTCGGACTGCTGCTGTTGACGTTGTTTATGGATGGGGGAGGGCCAAACTTCGGCTGGACATTCTATGCACCTCTTTCTACTCAGTATGCGCCGCCCAGTGTGACGTTCTTCATATTCTCCATTCACCTGATGGGTCTGTCATCGATCATGGGGGCAATCAATGTCATTGCTACCATCATCAACATGCGTGCGCCGGGGATGACCTTGATGAAAATGCCGCTGTTTGTATGGACCTGGTTAATTACCGCTTTCTTATTGCTTGCTGCCATGCCAGTACTGGCTGGCGTGGTGACGATGATGCTCATGGATATCAACTTTGGCACCAGCTATTTCAGTGCAGCGGGTGGTGGCGACCCGGTACTCTTCCAGCATTTGTTCTGGTTCTTCGGGCATCCCGAAGTTTATATAATGATATTGCCCGCGTTCGGAATTATTTCTCATATTGTTCCTGCCTTCAGTCGCAAGCGGCTATTTGGCTATTCCTCGATGGTTTATGCCACTGCCTCAATTGCTATTCTGTCTTTCATGGTATGGGCCCACCATATGTTTACCGTGGGATTGCCTCTGGCGGGTGAATTGTTCTTCATGTACGCGACCATGATGATCGCCGTGCCCACCGGGGTGAAAGTATTCAACTGGATTAGCACTATGTTCCGTGGTTCCCTGACATTTGAAACGCCAATGCTGTTCGCTATCGCATTTATTGTGTTATTTACTATCGGTGGTTTTTCTGGACTGATGCTGGCTATTTCACCTGCAGACTTTCAATATCAGGACACCTATTTTGTTGTAGCGCATTTTCATTATGTATTGGTGCCAGGTGCAATATTCTCCATTATTGCTGCTGCCTACTTCTGGCTACCTAAATGGTGTGGCCGAATGTATGACGAGAAGCTGGGCAAGATTCATTTCTGGTGGTCTTTCGTTGGCTTGAATCTGACGTTCTTTCCTATGCATTTCGTGGGGCTGGCTGGAATGCCAAGGCGTATACCAGACTATGCACTGCAATTTGCTGACTTCAATATGATTTCTTCTATAGGTGCTTTCATATTTGGTACAGCTCAATTGTTTTTTCTTTATATCGTAGTGAAGTGCATATTGACGGGTGAGAAAGCGCCAGCGTGCCCATGGGAGGGAGCTGAAGGTCTGGAATGGACGCTGCCATCACCCGCGCCTTATCACAGCTTCACTGTTCCTCCGAAGTTTGAGGACTGA
- a CDS encoding cytochrome c oxidase subunit 3, with the protein MNHQHYYVPEQSHWPIVAAFALFFLAAGTAHTIIHGQPLLLIIGLGAIAYLFVGWFGEVIRENQAGLLDNDQVDRSFRLGMGWFIFSEVMFFAAFFGALFYIRHFSVPWLAGEGAKGISHMLWPAFEASWPVMSPPDSARFPGPEETVDPWHLPFINTLLLVSSSITLTIAHHALKKGHRAVVIAWMFVTVALGVSFLIVQGYEYHEAYTQMGLTLHAGVYGATFFILTGFHGMHVTLGTIILIVMLSRILRGHFSARRHFGFEASAWYWHFVDVVWLGLFIFVYVL; encoded by the coding sequence ATGAATCACCAGCACTACTACGTTCCTGAGCAAAGTCACTGGCCCATAGTCGCTGCCTTTGCCCTGTTTTTCCTCGCTGCGGGTACCGCACACACCATTATTCACGGCCAGCCACTGCTTCTGATTATTGGTCTGGGGGCGATTGCCTATCTGTTCGTCGGCTGGTTTGGCGAAGTGATCAGAGAGAATCAGGCAGGCCTGCTTGATAACGATCAGGTTGATCGTTCATTCCGGTTAGGCATGGGCTGGTTCATCTTTTCGGAAGTGATGTTCTTTGCCGCCTTTTTCGGCGCCCTGTTTTATATTCGCCACTTTTCTGTGCCGTGGCTGGCTGGAGAAGGAGCGAAAGGGATATCCCATATGCTGTGGCCTGCTTTCGAGGCTAGCTGGCCAGTCATGTCACCCCCTGACAGTGCCCGCTTCCCGGGCCCTGAGGAAACTGTCGACCCCTGGCACCTGCCCTTCATCAATACCCTGCTGCTGGTGTCTTCCAGTATCACATTGACGATTGCTCACCATGCCTTGAAAAAAGGCCATCGTGCGGTGGTCATTGCCTGGATGTTTGTCACCGTAGCCCTGGGGGTATCGTTCCTGATTGTACAGGGCTACGAGTATCACGAAGCCTATACCCAGATGGGGTTGACCCTGCATGCCGGAGTCTATGGTGCCACGTTCTTCATTCTTACCGGGTTTCACGGGATGCATGTCACGTTGGGGACCATCATCCTCATCGTGATGCTGAGCCGGATTCTGCGTGGCCATTTCTCTGCACGACGTCACTTTGGCTTCGAGGCCAGTGCCTGGTACTGGCACTTTGTCGATGTCGTGTGGCTGGGGTTGTTTATCTTTGTCTATGTGCTCTGA